From one Pseudobdellovibrionaceae bacterium genomic stretch:
- a CDS encoding radical SAM protein, translating into MSKTWCPLPWMSQAIRSNGDLRICCQANTAEGRGILYKENNEAFNAAEGNLAESRNSSLMCSVRKDMIEGRWPAACVRCQREEEAGLISRRSYEITNWAEKIDFDQAKLGTDANGSISIEKFPVRAMDIRFGNKCNLKCRMCSPMDSNSWYEDHYNLFGATYQEASGEVRLTPNEKGRFNTSPITYDWYESETFWQDLDRLIPDVQYIQTVGGEPFLIDQYYDFLQRMIDQGYAGETTLESNSNLTVLPERALELWRHFRKIRIGASIDGVGKVNDYIRHPSKWQLLEKNLHRLDKAEGPFELWFTSTIQVANILHFPSLVKWKIESEFQRFNNRRERPILTPHVLHRPLFFNIRIFPLEVKSKIAAHLYSLLPWFNSHFASEPDGKSKAAFYSANYKDMVDSFIKYMNAEDWSHELPKFWAVTQGLDKLRGENFADTFPELFAMLEPYLNSKEAERYKIVRTL; encoded by the coding sequence AGCAAAACCTGGTGCCCTCTCCCCTGGATGTCCCAGGCCATCCGCAGCAACGGTGACCTCAGAATCTGCTGTCAGGCCAATACAGCTGAGGGACGCGGTATTCTGTACAAAGAAAATAATGAAGCCTTCAACGCTGCTGAGGGGAATTTGGCCGAGTCCCGAAATTCTTCTTTGATGTGCAGCGTCCGCAAAGACATGATTGAAGGACGCTGGCCAGCCGCCTGTGTTCGCTGCCAAAGAGAGGAAGAAGCCGGTCTGATCTCCCGCAGGAGCTACGAAATCACCAATTGGGCAGAAAAGATCGATTTTGACCAGGCGAAGTTGGGAACGGACGCGAATGGAAGCATCTCGATTGAGAAGTTTCCGGTTCGGGCAATGGACATTCGCTTTGGCAATAAGTGCAACCTAAAATGCCGCATGTGTAGCCCGATGGATTCAAATTCCTGGTACGAAGACCATTACAATCTGTTTGGTGCCACTTACCAGGAGGCCAGTGGTGAGGTGCGCCTAACACCAAATGAGAAAGGTCGCTTCAACACAAGCCCCATCACCTATGACTGGTATGAGTCCGAAACCTTTTGGCAGGATCTGGACCGGCTGATCCCTGATGTTCAGTATATTCAGACCGTCGGGGGAGAACCCTTTCTTATCGACCAGTACTACGACTTCTTGCAGAGAATGATTGATCAAGGCTATGCCGGCGAGACCACCCTTGAATCCAATTCCAATCTCACTGTCCTTCCTGAAAGGGCCCTCGAACTGTGGAGACATTTTAGGAAGATACGCATTGGGGCCAGCATTGACGGCGTTGGCAAGGTCAATGATTATATCCGCCATCCATCAAAATGGCAGCTCTTGGAAAAAAACCTGCACAGGCTGGACAAGGCCGAGGGCCCCTTTGAGCTTTGGTTCACATCGACCATACAGGTAGCCAATATTCTTCATTTCCCAAGCCTGGTTAAATGGAAAATTGAAAGCGAGTTTCAACGCTTCAATAATCGGAGAGAACGGCCCATTCTGACCCCCCATGTTCTTCACCGACCTCTGTTTTTTAATATTCGGATCTTCCCCCTCGAGGTTAAGTCCAAGATTGCTGCCCACCTTTATTCACTATTGCCTTGGTTTAATAGTCACTTTGCCAGTGAACCCGACGGAAAATCCAAGGCCGCATTTTACAGTGCCAACTACAAGGATATGGTCGATTCCTTTATCAAATACATGAATGCTGAGGATTGGTCTCATGAGCTGCCAAAGTTCTGGGCGGTGACCCAAGGACTCGACAAACTTAGGGGGGAGAATTTTGCGGATACCTTCCCCGAACTGTTTGCAATGCTAGAGCCCTATCTGAATTCAAAAGAAGCCGAACGCTACAAGATCGTTAGAACCCTATAG
- a CDS encoding twitch domain-containing radical SAM protein has protein sequence MSSKSTFCALPWLQLSCKTNGAVRTCGYARVTSGGQANLGRDEVSTSWNSDYFKLIRKTMLAGQEPPNCTKCYYRESHGGTSRRQKENDAWSKDFSEDLARKLTKEDGSIDIPPVSLDIRTGNVCNLKCVTCFPTNSTKWLEDTELLGKYENTQNYKVVPAWDQADGPAWKFVKEHGPSLKKISFLGGEPLASPLHQSILESLISQSAYQVALKYVTNGTLLSPQILGKWARFDSVQIMVSIDGIGPILEFIRFPAKWAKLELNLKLLNDFVARNVKREVLWTCSNLSLYYLPETLEYFGSHFPGLEFVLGDYVTKPAHMSAQNLPPICKELILDKFRDKGTLGKYPQAEFYLNNMMEENLWPSMGSTLIQYLDDLDRARKTNWRDSFKELSPYLK, from the coding sequence ATGAGCTCTAAATCCACATTCTGTGCCCTGCCGTGGTTGCAACTAAGTTGTAAGACCAATGGAGCGGTTCGAACCTGTGGATACGCGCGAGTCACCAGCGGGGGCCAGGCCAATTTGGGACGGGACGAGGTCTCTACTTCCTGGAACAGCGATTATTTCAAACTGATTCGTAAGACAATGTTGGCCGGACAGGAGCCTCCTAACTGCACCAAGTGTTACTATCGGGAATCCCACGGTGGGACCAGCCGACGGCAGAAAGAAAACGATGCCTGGAGCAAGGATTTCAGTGAGGATCTGGCCCGAAAGCTGACCAAAGAAGATGGATCCATCGATATTCCCCCTGTTTCCCTCGATATTAGAACTGGAAACGTCTGCAATCTAAAGTGCGTCACGTGCTTTCCCACCAACAGTACGAAGTGGCTTGAAGACACAGAGCTATTGGGAAAATATGAAAACACGCAAAACTATAAGGTCGTTCCCGCATGGGACCAGGCGGATGGACCCGCCTGGAAATTTGTCAAAGAGCACGGACCCTCGCTTAAAAAAATCAGCTTTCTTGGGGGGGAGCCCCTGGCATCACCTCTGCATCAGTCGATTCTTGAAAGCTTGATTAGCCAGTCCGCATATCAGGTTGCCCTTAAGTACGTCACAAATGGAACATTACTCTCGCCTCAGATACTGGGGAAGTGGGCAAGGTTCGATTCCGTCCAAATCATGGTTAGCATTGATGGTATAGGTCCAATTTTGGAGTTCATCCGCTTTCCTGCTAAATGGGCAAAATTGGAACTAAATCTCAAGCTCCTCAACGATTTCGTGGCCAGAAATGTGAAAAGGGAAGTTCTTTGGACGTGCAGCAACCTGAGCTTGTACTACCTACCAGAGACACTCGAGTATTTTGGTTCACATTTTCCAGGTCTTGAATTCGTACTTGGCGACTACGTCACAAAGCCAGCCCACATGAGCGCACAAAACCTTCCGCCCATTTGCAAGGAACTGATTTTGGACAAGTTTAGAGACAAAGGAACTCTTGGTAAATATCCTCAGGCCGAATTTTATCTCAACAATATGATGGAGGAAAACCTCTGGCCCTCTATGGGTTCAACTCTTATTCAATATCTCGATGATCTTGACCGAGCTCGAAAAACCAACTGGAGAGACTCTTTCAAGGAGCTAAGCCCCTATTTGAAATAA
- a CDS encoding twitch domain-containing radical SAM protein produces the protein MSNPFLEGLERVYLDPKLNPNSSLCTLMWYSLATNAFGSIRLCCKSYVSIIENGKELSLLDKSADEIWRGEAFTDIRKKMSDGVLLPECDVCIQEEAGKKCMSKRLKENRKYFERYDELQLFPKPRYLSLNLGNRCNLMCRMCFSGLSNQILKETDELLSEPDNRKNFPEINLASHEVAKKSSTSSWIENTNFLSQIDYSNLDEVYITGGEPLLHSSMYDVLQGCLDHGKTDILLRVQTNLTKVNQKFIDMINQFERVQMVCSVDGINELANYVRYPSVWSEVERNFDYLCREFKTHIEMIAQVTVNTYNILQLDDILRWVKMKADANPGRVVSTWFNPVHRPFGLSITTLPMELKMLVVERLKALRPEYPNSQVTNQVEDLCRYIVEREAEEEHFQEFVRYTKMLDRKRGQNIVDFIPELSPYFK, from the coding sequence ATGAGTAATCCGTTTTTAGAGGGGCTTGAACGAGTCTATCTTGATCCCAAACTAAACCCCAACTCGAGCCTTTGTACATTGATGTGGTACAGTTTGGCTACCAATGCATTTGGTTCAATTCGCCTCTGCTGTAAATCCTATGTTTCTATTATTGAAAATGGGAAGGAATTGAGTCTCCTGGACAAGTCCGCTGATGAGATTTGGAGGGGAGAGGCCTTCACTGACATTAGGAAGAAGATGTCAGATGGAGTCCTTCTTCCCGAGTGCGATGTATGCATTCAGGAAGAGGCTGGAAAAAAGTGCATGTCAAAGCGTCTTAAGGAGAATCGCAAATACTTCGAACGCTATGATGAACTCCAGTTATTCCCCAAGCCAAGATATCTGTCTTTAAATTTGGGCAATCGATGTAATCTGATGTGCCGAATGTGCTTTTCTGGGTTGAGTAATCAAATTCTCAAAGAGACCGATGAACTATTAAGTGAGCCAGACAACAGAAAGAACTTTCCAGAAATTAACTTGGCTTCCCACGAGGTCGCCAAAAAGTCGTCTACTTCGAGCTGGATCGAGAATACGAACTTCCTTTCTCAGATCGATTATTCCAATTTGGATGAGGTGTACATTACGGGCGGAGAACCCCTTCTCCATAGTTCCATGTATGATGTCCTACAGGGGTGCCTGGATCACGGAAAGACCGATATTCTGCTGCGGGTTCAGACAAATCTAACCAAAGTGAATCAAAAATTTATCGATATGATCAACCAGTTTGAGAGAGTTCAAATGGTCTGTAGTGTTGATGGAATCAATGAGTTGGCAAACTATGTTCGCTATCCCTCCGTGTGGTCCGAAGTTGAGAGGAATTTTGATTATTTATGCCGGGAGTTCAAAACGCATATCGAAATGATCGCCCAAGTGACTGTGAACACCTATAATATTCTCCAGTTGGACGATATCCTCAGGTGGGTGAAGATGAAGGCTGATGCAAATCCGGGTCGAGTTGTTTCCACCTGGTTTAACCCTGTCCACCGCCCCTTTGGTCTGAGTATTACCACTCTCCCTATGGAGCTCAAGATGTTGGTTGTCGAGCGGCTCAAGGCCTTGCGGCCCGAATATCCGAATTCCCAGGTGACTAATCAAGTTGAAGATCTCTGTCGCTACATTGTGGAAAGAGAGGCGGAAGAGGAGCACTTTCAGGAGTTTGTTCGTTACACAAAGATGTTAGATCGTAAGAGAGGTCAAAATATCGTTGATTTTATACCTGAGTTGTCCCCTTATTTCAAATAG
- a CDS encoding twitch domain-containing radical SAM protein, translating to MSKADYDKKTFCPAPWMSVEIGESGQLRPCCVYYGSFGNIRDTSLSAAFNSEKNAQLREMLRRDQWPKECWHCSNGEYMGSTSRRTEYIEYLHKYDIDFDYRPGLVAFVVRFSNLCNLACRHCKSGNSTKWVKYENLLAEKGFEVEAASPFSITGQGMEEMEGFLLAHRQTLRSVTVKGGEPIIEPQFTRFLKFLVKSEMAKNIDLVFFTNGTKPSSEIMELLGQFAFIGALVSVEGTGPIYQYIRNNKTTLEEDVLETATSYSRLPNARVAWRPTFCAYNLWDIENLYKFCCVDYPFNTVNLDRYEHRVLGHFIQQRVDYPRYLTPGIFDTEAREEYFQFLEQTTVEEQGKEFIRKYFKLYPFNEEWRREFVEFTATLDEAQGKSLVNVEPRFKAVLQR from the coding sequence GTGAGTAAGGCTGACTACGATAAAAAGACTTTCTGCCCGGCCCCCTGGATGTCAGTTGAGATTGGTGAAAGTGGGCAGCTTCGGCCCTGTTGCGTCTACTATGGTTCCTTTGGCAACATTCGCGATACGAGCCTATCAGCAGCATTTAATAGTGAGAAAAACGCACAGTTGAGAGAAATGCTCCGCAGGGACCAATGGCCCAAAGAATGTTGGCATTGCTCCAATGGTGAATATATGGGATCAACCAGTCGCAGGACGGAGTACATTGAGTATCTTCACAAATACGATATTGATTTTGATTACCGGCCCGGACTGGTTGCTTTTGTCGTACGCTTTTCCAATCTCTGCAATTTGGCCTGTCGCCACTGTAAATCAGGCAACAGCACCAAGTGGGTGAAGTACGAGAATTTACTGGCCGAAAAGGGCTTTGAGGTTGAAGCGGCCAGCCCCTTTTCGATTACGGGCCAGGGAATGGAGGAGATGGAGGGGTTCCTTCTGGCCCATCGACAGACGCTTCGCAGTGTCACGGTCAAGGGTGGGGAGCCGATCATCGAGCCTCAGTTTACCAGATTTTTAAAATTCCTGGTGAAGTCGGAAATGGCTAAAAATATCGATTTGGTGTTCTTTACTAATGGCACCAAGCCGTCGTCCGAAATCATGGAATTATTAGGGCAGTTTGCCTTCATCGGCGCCCTGGTGTCAGTAGAGGGAACGGGCCCAATTTACCAATATATTCGAAACAACAAAACCACTCTCGAAGAAGACGTGTTAGAGACGGCAACTTCCTACAGTCGGCTGCCCAATGCAAGGGTTGCCTGGCGGCCGACCTTTTGTGCCTATAATCTTTGGGATATCGAAAATCTGTACAAGTTTTGCTGTGTAGACTATCCGTTTAATACAGTAAATCTGGATAGGTACGAGCACCGAGTCCTCGGTCATTTCATTCAGCAAAGGGTGGACTATCCCAGGTATCTGACTCCGGGAATATTTGATACCGAGGCTCGTGAGGAGTACTTTCAGTTCCTGGAGCAAACGACTGTAGAGGAACAGGGGAAGGAGTTTATTCGCAAGTACTTTAAGCTTTACCCCTTCAACGAAGAGTGGCGTCGCGAATTTGTGGAGTTTACCGCCACCCTAGATGAGGCCCAGGGGAAGTCTCTGGTCAATGTGGAGCCGAGATTTAAGGCGGTGTTACAAAGATGA
- a CDS encoding radical SAM protein codes for MYLRKEEIKLVHLEITSKCNLLCPQCARTSRGRLNPELPIADLQWGPSLDEMFSESFSRQLDGVYFCGNFGDPAAASTLPVFVENLLSRGVSHIAVYSNGSLKSPEWWYELGESLKGRGRLIFSVDGLSDTNHIYRVNSSWPRIEANMKAAIASGVDTRWEYIVFAHNEHQVQQAENLAREMGFREFNLKATSRFYRSLLGQTVDRRDLQAPQKEELKSASLLSLEEIKSKFGSFERYAKQTPIRCKTKHIQRSVYIDFVGDLWPCCWLGAPAYFHEDEIQKRELASLVQGYDSGFNSLLQHSFDEILNHRFFVEDLERSWKCSASDRMFTCGRTCGSEFEFTSFPGYGNNRLVRFSCE; via the coding sequence GTGTATTTAAGGAAGGAAGAGATCAAGCTCGTTCACTTGGAGATCACCAGTAAGTGTAATCTCCTCTGTCCTCAGTGTGCACGAACTTCCCGGGGCAGGCTCAATCCAGAATTGCCGATTGCTGATTTGCAGTGGGGCCCTTCGCTTGATGAAATGTTCTCGGAGAGCTTTTCCCGGCAATTGGATGGCGTTTATTTTTGTGGCAACTTCGGTGATCCGGCAGCGGCATCGACCCTTCCCGTATTTGTCGAAAATCTACTTAGCCGTGGAGTTAGCCATATTGCTGTATACAGTAACGGCAGTCTAAAGTCTCCTGAGTGGTGGTATGAATTAGGGGAGAGCCTAAAAGGACGGGGGCGCCTGATTTTTTCAGTCGATGGGCTGTCCGACACCAATCACATTTACCGTGTCAACTCATCGTGGCCTCGCATCGAAGCCAACATGAAGGCGGCAATTGCCTCAGGCGTTGACACCAGATGGGAGTATATTGTCTTCGCTCATAATGAGCACCAGGTTCAGCAAGCCGAGAATCTGGCAAGGGAGATGGGGTTTCGCGAGTTCAATCTTAAGGCAACATCAAGGTTTTATCGCAGCCTCCTGGGGCAAACCGTCGATCGCCGTGACCTTCAGGCTCCCCAAAAAGAGGAACTAAAGTCGGCGAGTCTCTTGTCTTTGGAAGAAATCAAGTCCAAGTTTGGGAGTTTCGAACGCTATGCCAAGCAGACGCCCATTCGCTGCAAAACCAAACACATTCAGCGCTCAGTGTACATCGATTTTGTGGGAGATCTTTGGCCTTGCTGTTGGCTGGGGGCGCCCGCCTACTTTCACGAAGACGAAATCCAAAAGCGCGAGTTGGCCTCCCTGGTTCAAGGTTATGATTCCGGATTCAACAGTCTTCTCCAGCACTCATTCGACGAGATTCTAAATCACAGGTTCTTTGTCGAGGACCTAGAGCGTTCTTGGAAGTGTTCGGCAAGTGACCGCATGTTTACCTGTGGCCGAACCTGTGGGTCGGAATTCGAATTTACATCCTTCCCGGGATATGGAAACAATAGGTTGGTGAGGTTTTCTTGTGAGTAA
- a CDS encoding radical SAM protein: MEINGKKLADTYCSLTHMELQIRPGGIVYPCNRFLFRYRDRPADFNVSDHSVDYLLKQHEVMQTLRASMDSGTRDPGCAKCFEEEDAQKDASIRQIYNGYKQIMDGVDPEVVELRWIEFATSNLCNLKCRMCFPLLSAKMREDFIALYGEDDPTYALQKTPDLNLDNVLVPSLRHIKFTGGEPLLIKEYKDILKEAIKKLDTKKIHLNYSTNLMVAPDHELIELWKQFKYVEFAVSLDGTGKFIEYQRNPSKWETVEKITKDFLQLHREFDARVGLRSTITVYNILNVVELTDWWISAVNEYYNVPFNEYSWFNPTHAHIPDHLSITVLPKEKKKIVMDLLWEKPHAFKKVQRSWNHFCRYMNSEDKTHLLPEFRRFTKILDERRGEDFRQLCPEFSDLMDE, translated from the coding sequence ATGGAAATTAATGGCAAAAAGCTTGCTGACACTTATTGTAGCCTGACCCACATGGAGCTGCAAATCCGACCAGGGGGGATCGTCTATCCCTGCAATCGCTTTTTGTTTCGCTATAGGGATCGACCAGCTGATTTCAATGTATCGGATCATAGTGTGGATTATCTTTTAAAGCAGCATGAGGTTATGCAGACCCTTCGCGCCAGCATGGACTCGGGAACTCGCGATCCAGGCTGTGCCAAGTGTTTTGAAGAGGAGGACGCACAGAAGGATGCCAGCATCCGGCAGATATACAATGGGTACAAGCAGATCATGGACGGGGTTGATCCGGAGGTCGTAGAGCTAAGGTGGATTGAGTTTGCCACAAGCAACCTGTGCAACTTGAAGTGTCGCATGTGCTTTCCCTTATTGTCGGCCAAGATGAGGGAGGATTTTATTGCGCTTTACGGAGAGGACGATCCCACCTACGCTCTCCAAAAAACCCCTGATTTGAATCTGGACAACGTTTTGGTTCCGTCCTTGAGGCATATTAAATTCACAGGCGGAGAGCCGCTGCTTATAAAGGAATACAAAGATATCCTCAAAGAGGCCATAAAGAAGCTCGACACCAAGAAAATTCATCTCAATTATTCCACAAACTTGATGGTGGCTCCTGATCACGAACTGATTGAGTTATGGAAACAGTTTAAGTACGTCGAATTTGCCGTGAGCTTAGATGGTACAGGGAAGTTTATTGAATATCAGAGAAATCCATCAAAATGGGAAACAGTGGAAAAGATCACCAAAGATTTTCTACAGCTTCATCGGGAGTTTGATGCACGGGTGGGTCTAAGATCAACAATCACCGTCTATAACATTCTTAACGTTGTGGAGCTCACAGACTGGTGGATTTCGGCAGTTAACGAATACTATAATGTACCATTTAATGAATACAGTTGGTTCAATCCAACTCACGCCCATATTCCAGATCACCTATCAATTACCGTTCTCCCAAAGGAAAAGAAAAAAATTGTCATGGATCTGCTATGGGAGAAGCCCCACGCCTTTAAAAAGGTTCAACGCAGCTGGAATCATTTTTGTCGCTATATGAACAGTGAGGACAAAACTCACCTGTTGCCGGAGTTTAGAAGGTTTACAAAAATTCTTGATGAGCGTCGAGGGGAGGACTTTAGACAGCTGTGTCCGGAGTTCTCCGACCTTATGGATGAGTAA
- a CDS encoding radical SAM protein, with protein MSTWCPMPWMFQYVRTNGDYRVCCHQVQAKAVVRSEDGSTMNIKTHEVNSFRRSADLCQMRSQFLNSQWPESCLNCRAEEEAGMTSRRQTEVRRWSRALNEEQCRQQTSSGGHLNEPQHPLLGMELRLGNKCNLKCRMCHPRFSSAWYADFVSLWGNNYPEYGKEIEIYRGTDGEWATTNVSYDWPLDRTSWERLLPELDGIRYIYISGGEPLLIEDHFKILERIIQSGRAGEVVIEMASNLTVLPQRALELWPHFKRVGVSASFDGVGSVNDYIRFPSRWETVEKNLRQICDMGNPVEVWIQPCVQALNILSLGKIYEWRMDFHIENTLKAPGKEILNPLILQDPKYLSVQVFPSELKLRIQDLLRAEGDRLTKRAASDAQSIRVAVAYHEFAASLIEFMNKEDHSQDFDRFVDYNCKLDELRGQSLASALPELADLLGRDRKLMVSNGN; from the coding sequence ATGTCTACTTGGTGTCCGATGCCCTGGATGTTTCAATATGTGCGCACAAATGGCGACTACCGCGTTTGTTGTCATCAGGTCCAGGCCAAAGCAGTCGTCCGCTCTGAGGACGGAAGCACCATGAATATAAAGACACACGAGGTAAATTCTTTCCGCAGGTCTGCAGACCTCTGTCAGATGCGAAGTCAGTTTCTTAATAGTCAGTGGCCTGAATCATGCCTAAATTGTCGTGCGGAGGAAGAGGCAGGCATGACATCGAGGAGACAGACGGAGGTTAGAAGATGGTCGCGAGCCCTTAATGAAGAGCAGTGTCGCCAACAAACGAGTTCGGGTGGCCACCTAAATGAGCCCCAGCATCCTTTGTTGGGGATGGAGCTTCGCCTCGGAAACAAGTGCAACTTGAAATGTCGTATGTGTCATCCGAGATTTTCATCAGCCTGGTATGCTGATTTTGTCAGTCTCTGGGGCAATAACTATCCGGAGTATGGTAAGGAAATTGAAATTTATAGGGGCACGGACGGCGAATGGGCGACGACGAATGTATCTTACGACTGGCCACTAGACCGGACATCTTGGGAACGGCTTTTGCCGGAACTGGACGGAATTCGCTACATTTATATTTCTGGCGGAGAGCCACTTCTTATAGAAGACCATTTTAAGATTCTGGAGAGGATCATTCAATCCGGTCGGGCCGGAGAGGTAGTCATTGAAATGGCCTCAAATCTAACCGTGCTACCACAAAGGGCACTTGAACTGTGGCCTCATTTTAAGAGAGTGGGGGTTAGTGCCAGTTTTGACGGTGTTGGTTCTGTAAATGACTACATCCGGTTTCCTAGTAGATGGGAAACTGTAGAGAAAAATCTTCGACAAATATGTGATATGGGTAACCCAGTCGAGGTCTGGATTCAACCCTGCGTTCAGGCCCTCAATATCCTGTCTCTGGGAAAAATCTATGAATGGCGAATGGATTTCCATATTGAAAATACCTTGAAGGCGCCGGGGAAAGAAATATTGAATCCGCTCATCCTTCAGGACCCAAAGTACTTAAGTGTACAAGTCTTTCCATCTGAACTTAAACTCAGAATTCAGGATTTGTTGAGAGCAGAAGGGGATCGCCTGACAAAGCGAGCGGCAAGTGATGCCCAGTCTATCCGAGTCGCTGTGGCCTACCATGAGTTTGCCGCTTCGTTGATTGAGTTCATGAATAAAGAAGACCATTCTCAGGACTTCGATAGATTTGTGGATTACAACTGCAAATTGGATGAACTAAGGGGTCAGTCTTTGGCATCGGCCCTTCCCGAGCTAGCGGACCTTCTTGGCCGCGACAGAAAGCTGATGGTTTCCAATGGAAATTAA
- a CDS encoding arylesterase, whose translation MLLGLFLGLGIEGTYAQSPPARAKKIVVLGDSIADGFGVDKDKSYPAILESMLKKNGHSLIVVNAGISGSTTASALSRLKWQLRQKPYLLIIELGGNDGLRGIAVSSSKSNLSKTIKLAKENGVKTLITGMRLPANYGEKYRREFEEMFSQLAIEHQVPLMPFLLKGVGGKPEFNLPDGIHPNEKGHSKIAENLLPYVEKELQ comes from the coding sequence ATGCTTTTGGGTCTCTTTTTAGGTCTGGGAATCGAGGGAACCTATGCTCAGTCTCCTCCCGCCCGGGCAAAAAAGATCGTCGTCCTTGGTGACTCAATTGCCGATGGTTTTGGCGTGGATAAAGACAAGTCCTACCCAGCCATTTTGGAGTCCATGCTGAAAAAGAATGGGCATTCGCTAATCGTGGTAAACGCCGGAATTTCCGGGTCAACAACAGCTAGCGCCTTATCACGCCTCAAATGGCAACTGAGGCAAAAGCCGTATCTATTGATCATTGAGCTCGGTGGTAACGATGGGCTACGCGGTATCGCCGTCTCATCTTCGAAAAGCAACCTGAGTAAAACCATAAAATTAGCCAAAGAAAACGGTGTTAAAACTCTTATCACAGGCATGAGATTACCTGCCAATTACGGCGAGAAGTACCGCCGCGAGTTTGAGGAAATGTTTAGTCAGCTGGCGATCGAACACCAGGTCCCCCTTATGCCCTTCCTCCTAAAGGGCGTCGGCGGAAAGCCTGAATTCAATTTGCCTGATGGCATTCACCCAAATGAAAAGGGCCACAGCAAAATCGCGGAGAATCTGCTCCCATATGTCGAAAAAGAGTTGCAATGA
- a CDS encoding ABC transporter ATP-binding protein: protein MIEVQNLSKRYKQGPTTVEALANVSFGLEIGETLAIVGPSGSGKTTLLSLLAGLESATDGSVRIHGQNLFSLSERDLSLFRARNIGIVFQQFHLMPHLTAVENVSLPLEIQGDPKSSEKGIEALRSVGLEHRKDHLPSELSGGECQRVAIARAIAVEPTVLLADEPSGNLDTDTGNKVMDLIFELVAKKKVTLILVTHDPELAKRCGKHISLLGGRIQ, encoded by the coding sequence ATGATTGAGGTTCAGAATCTGTCCAAAAGATATAAACAAGGTCCTACCACCGTTGAGGCTCTCGCCAATGTGAGCTTCGGCCTGGAAATTGGAGAGACGCTCGCCATCGTCGGACCATCTGGTAGCGGCAAAACAACCCTGCTGAGTCTACTTGCCGGTCTTGAATCGGCGACTGACGGCTCAGTTAGAATCCATGGTCAAAATCTTTTTAGCCTGTCCGAAAGAGACCTGAGCCTTTTTAGGGCCCGCAACATTGGTATTGTCTTTCAGCAGTTCCATTTGATGCCCCACCTCACCGCTGTCGAGAACGTGAGTCTGCCTCTTGAGATCCAGGGTGATCCCAAGTCATCCGAAAAGGGAATTGAGGCACTTCGATCAGTGGGCCTCGAACACCGAAAAGACCATCTACCAAGTGAACTCAGTGGAGGCGAATGCCAAAGAGTCGCAATAGCTCGAGCAATTGCCGTCGAACCAACTGTTCTTTTGGCCGATGAGCCGAGTGGCAACTTAGATACCGATACCGGCAATAAAGTGATGGATCTTATCTTCGAATTGGTCGCAAAAAAAAAGGTGACCCTAATTCTAGTGACACATGATCCCGAGTTGGCCAAGCGCTGTGGCAAACATATTTCTCTTCTTGGTGGAAGAATTCAATGA
- a CDS encoding amino acid racemase produces MIRQNVIGLIGGMSWESSAVYYRLLNEGIRSRLGGLHSVDCILRSLDFSLIEKMQAQGDWTGAASLLAKEAKSIEDFGAQGLVLCTNTMHKVAAAIQSACQIPFLHIADAVGKALVRANVGQVLLTGTRFTMEEGFYRDYLQTGFDLRVSVPSTSERQEINRIIYQELCLGQTREESKHFFCDVISKAANHGDQGVILGCTELQMLTGHATTAIPIFDSTSLHVEHILDWMLD; encoded by the coding sequence ATGATCAGACAAAACGTCATTGGCCTTATCGGCGGTATGAGTTGGGAGTCTTCGGCCGTTTATTATCGCTTACTCAACGAAGGAATCCGCTCTAGACTTGGCGGCCTTCATTCTGTTGACTGCATTCTTCGGTCCCTAGATTTTTCATTGATCGAGAAAATGCAGGCCCAGGGTGATTGGACCGGAGCGGCGTCTTTACTGGCTAAAGAGGCCAAATCTATCGAAGACTTTGGCGCTCAAGGGCTAGTCTTGTGTACAAATACCATGCACAAGGTGGCCGCCGCCATTCAGTCCGCCTGCCAGATCCCTTTCCTACATATTGCCGATGCCGTCGGTAAGGCTCTTGTTCGCGCCAATGTTGGACAAGTTCTGCTTACCGGAACACGCTTCACCATGGAGGAGGGCTTTTACAGAGATTATCTGCAAACGGGCTTTGATTTGCGTGTATCCGTGCCCTCAACTTCGGAGCGGCAAGAAATTAACCGCATCATTTATCAAGAGCTTTGCCTCGGACAGACAAGAGAAGAGTCCAAGCATTTTTTCTGTGATGTCATCTCCAAGGCCGCTAATCACGGAGATCAGGGGGTGATTCTCGGATGTACGGAACTACAAATGCTCACCGGCCATGCAACTACGGCAATTCCTATATTTGACTCCACTTCCCTTCACGTAGAGCACATTCTTGATTGGATGCTCGACTGA